From one Idiomarina sp. X4 genomic stretch:
- a CDS encoding transglycosylase SLT domain-containing protein, with product MLKKPTIYLAIFSFSVSVAVAQDDAEFEQYLKEQQAEFQKFQNKREQEFQAFVERWKKAEQAYKNEISEKWEDAKLPDKKRWVEYSEDKNRRTIVDYENNTITVEVLGETDDSNVLGTAKSEIKRLNETSAEEAAESDPIIINAGMAVNNRSQQQPKRSESLLGYKVDEQKASQQKVRRSGNRASVTIKMPDTALSERVKRVLPAAETYALQWGLPTELVIAVIHTESSFNPLARSHIPAFGLMQIVPTSAGKDITQFLHGQQRLLSPEYLFDPNRNIQAGSVYFHLLLNRYFKNVRNSQSRFYMAIAAYNTGPGNVARAMTNTTSLKKASKAANQMSPAQVYQHLMTYLPATETKNYLTKVTEREAHYQQALGL from the coding sequence TCTAGCTATTTTTAGCTTCAGCGTTAGTGTTGCAGTTGCGCAAGACGATGCTGAATTTGAACAGTATCTTAAAGAGCAGCAGGCTGAGTTCCAAAAGTTTCAGAATAAGCGCGAGCAAGAGTTTCAAGCATTTGTCGAGCGGTGGAAAAAGGCAGAGCAAGCGTATAAAAATGAAATTTCTGAAAAATGGGAGGATGCTAAATTACCCGATAAAAAGCGTTGGGTGGAGTATTCAGAAGATAAAAATCGTCGAACTATCGTCGACTATGAGAACAATACTATAACAGTCGAGGTATTGGGTGAAACCGATGATAGCAATGTATTAGGAACTGCCAAATCTGAAATTAAGCGTCTGAATGAAACGTCAGCTGAAGAAGCTGCAGAATCCGACCCTATTATAATTAATGCTGGTATGGCAGTTAACAACCGTTCTCAACAGCAACCGAAAAGGTCTGAGTCATTGCTGGGGTATAAAGTCGACGAACAAAAGGCGTCTCAGCAAAAAGTAAGACGCTCAGGTAATCGAGCGTCAGTGACGATTAAGATGCCAGATACCGCATTGTCTGAACGTGTTAAACGAGTACTACCCGCAGCTGAAACTTATGCGCTTCAATGGGGACTCCCTACAGAGTTAGTTATTGCCGTTATTCACACTGAGTCTAGCTTTAACCCGTTAGCCCGCTCCCATATTCCCGCGTTTGGTTTAATGCAAATAGTGCCGACTTCAGCGGGAAAGGATATAACGCAATTTCTCCATGGCCAACAGCGCTTATTAAGCCCGGAATATCTGTTCGATCCGAATCGCAATATTCAGGCAGGAAGTGTGTACTTCCATTTATTGCTAAATCGTTATTTTAAAAATGTCCGCAATAGCCAGTCTCGCTTTTACATGGCAATTGCCGCATATAATACGGGGCCGGGTAACGTAGCGCGGGCAATGACCAATACAACGTCGCTAAAGAAAGCGAGTAAGGCAGCTAATCAAATGTCACCTGCGCAGGTTTACCAGCATCTAATGACCTATTTGCCGGCAACCGAAACAAAGAACTATTTAACAAAAGTCACTGAGCGTGAAGCTCATTATCAACAAGCACTGGGTTTATAA